ATCCAAAGCGCAACTACCCTGTGGCCGTTATTACTTCTGTTATATTGCTGGTAATTTTCAACATCGTTGCCGGTTTAACAGTGTCTAACGCTGTACCAATGGGTGAACTGCAGCTTGCTAATATTACTCAGCCTTACTTGATTTTTTGTGAAAACTTGGGCATTCCCTCTATTTTCGTCAACCTTGTTTCCCTAATGATCATGATCGGGGTATTGGTTCAACTGAGTGCATGGGTGCTTGGTCCGAGTAAGTCTATGATTAAAGTAGCGGATGAAGGGAATCTTCCTAAATTTTTCCAAAAACGAAACAAAAAAGATATTCCTATTACTTTCGTTATGATTCAAGCGATTGTAATTTCTTTAGTATCCTTCTTATACGTGGTTGTTCCGGATGTGAATAGCGCGTTCCTGATTATTACGATTACTACAACCATTCTTTACTGTGTTGTCTATGCTTTAATTGCTATTTCAGCTATCCGTTTGCGTTACAAAATGCCAGATGTGAAACGGCCATTTAGGTTAGGAAGCAAAGGGAATGGATTGATGTGGTTTGTTTCCCTGCTTTCCATGATAAGTGTGATCATTACGATTACCGTAAGTTTAATTCCGCCATCCATTCTGGAGCCAAGCCAATATACGGGTTATATTATCTATCAGATAGTCGCTACAGTAGTCATGATTGGTATTGCTCTAATTATCAATAAATGCAAGAAACCTGAATGGAAAAAAGAGGCATCTGCAGACCAGACAAAAGTCTCGGTAAAAAAAGCTTATTGAAAGGTGAAAACTGGTTTTTCAACTAGATCATTCAGCATGAAAATGGAGGAACAGGACATGAAGAATCAAATTGCAGACATCAACTTAAAAGCATTATTTTTAGGCGAAAAGGGAGAAAACGCAGATCTGTTTAAAGAATTACTTCTGAAAATGGTTGACGAGCATGTAGGCTGGAGACAAAACTACCAACCGCAAGACTTGCCGGTAATTACGCCACAAGATAAAAGCTCGCAAGGCTTTCAGGAAACTGCCGACCATATGCGCAGCGTATTCAACGTATTATCTTCCAAACTGCGGGCTAACTCACTTCCATGGCACACTGCCGGACGTTTCTGGGGTCATATGAACGCTGAAACCCTTATGCCGGCTATTATCGCTTACACAGCTGCCATGTTATGGAACGGCAACAACGTAGCCTATGAATCTTCTCCGGGTACTTCCCAGATGGAAGAAGAAGTCGGACACGAATTTGCCACGCTGATGAGTTATAAAAAAGGCGAAAGCTGGGGTCATATTTGTGCCGACGGCTCTATCGCCAACCTTGAAGGTTTATGGTATGCACGGAACATGAAATCCCTGCCGCTTGCTATTAAAGAAGTAGCGCCTGAGTTCGTGGAAGGAAAATCCGAGTGGCAACTTCTGAACATGTCCACTGAAGAAGTTCTGGAAATCCTGGACCAAATTCCGGATAAAGTAGACGAAATCAAGGCTCATTCTGCACGCAGCGGAAAAAACTTGGAAAAACTGGGTAAATGGTTAATTCCACAAACGAAACACTACTCCTGGCTGAAAGCCGCTGATATCATCGGTGTTGGTCTGGACTGCGTTGATTCTGTAGACGTAGACGACAACTACCGCATGGATATCGACAAATTGGAAGCTAAGATCCGGGAATATGCGGATAAACAAATACCTATTCTTGGTGTTGTGGGTGTAGTTGGTACTACAGAAGAAGGAGAAGTTGACCGCATCGACAAAATCGTTGCCCTTCGGGAGAAACTGGCTAAAGAGGGAATTTACTTTTACATCCATGTAGATGCCGCATACGGCGGATATGCGCGTGCCATCTTCCTCGACGAAAACAATGAATTTATCGAGTGGGATAAAATCGATGAAGTATATGCGAAATACAACATTTTTACTGAAAAATGCGAATGGTTAACCAGAGATATCTACGAATCT
This Paenibacillus larvae subsp. larvae DNA region includes the following protein-coding sequences:
- the tyrP gene encoding tyrosine-tyramine antiporter, with amino-acid sequence MSGQKKMSLFGLIGITMAFFGTVRSVPTLSITGWTQIFYMLVAAVLFALPIALMSAELSTGFPEEGGPQVWAKNALGEKWGFVTSWLLWVQMFFGMVMVASTVGVLFGYVINKPELSTNNYFIFAVILISYWGVTLLNLKFDMVKIAGNWGAVIGVYIPFVLLVVLGVIYMIKNGIQPQSYLGNFKASDLVPNFKDLGSLTYLSGIIFIFAGVEISSVHANNIENPKRNYPVAVITSVILLVIFNIVAGLTVSNAVPMGELQLANITQPYLIFCENLGIPSIFVNLVSLMIMIGVLVQLSAWVLGPSKSMIKVADEGNLPKFFQKRNKKDIPITFVMIQAIVISLVSFLYVVVPDVNSAFLIITITTTILYCVVYALIAISAIRLRYKMPDVKRPFRLGSKGNGLMWFVSLLSMISVIITITVSLIPPSILEPSQYTGYIIYQIVATVVMIGIALIINKCKKPEWKKEASADQTKVSVKKAY
- the tdc gene encoding tyrosine decarboxylase yields the protein MKNQIADINLKALFLGEKGENADLFKELLLKMVDEHVGWRQNYQPQDLPVITPQDKSSQGFQETADHMRSVFNVLSSKLRANSLPWHTAGRFWGHMNAETLMPAIIAYTAAMLWNGNNVAYESSPGTSQMEEEVGHEFATLMSYKKGESWGHICADGSIANLEGLWYARNMKSLPLAIKEVAPEFVEGKSEWQLLNMSTEEVLEILDQIPDKVDEIKAHSARSGKNLEKLGKWLIPQTKHYSWLKAADIIGVGLDCVDSVDVDDNYRMDIDKLEAKIREYADKQIPILGVVGVVGTTEEGEVDRIDKIVALREKLAKEGIYFYIHVDAAYGGYARAIFLDENNEFIEWDKIDEVYAKYNIFTEKCEWLTRDIYESFKAMNQAETITIDPHKMGYIPYSAGGIVVKDIRMRDVISYFATYVFEKGADIPALLGAYILEGSKAGATAAAVWTAHKVLPLNVTGYGKLIGASIEGAYRFYHFLQGKEFKVGDKTINVYPLTKPDFNMVDYVFNEEGNTDLAKMNKLNHDFFDQASYVKGGLYHNEFITSHTDFAAPDYGNSPLPYVQSLGFSKAEWDREQKVTVLRACALSPYAHDKDVFTEYAEKMEKAIQQKLEAIYKEEN